In the genome of Romeriopsis navalis LEGE 11480, one region contains:
- a CDS encoding peptidoglycan-binding domain-containing protein, with the protein MQTEQLQALQNLEPNCLKLGDRDQAVSNLQLALTGLNYYNGHISGEFDQNTEAALKAFQSHFGLESDGIFGQETWYAMVFWSQEEEFAGFTNIFSGTISSIKRLFRPAVQAH; encoded by the coding sequence ATGCAAACTGAGCAGCTTCAAGCCCTCCAAAATCTCGAACCCAATTGCCTCAAGCTCGGTGATCGGGATCAAGCCGTGAGTAATTTGCAGCTAGCACTCACTGGCTTAAACTACTACAACGGCCATATCAGCGGCGAATTCGACCAGAATACCGAAGCGGCGCTGAAAGCATTCCAATCACACTTCGGCTTAGAATCCGACGGCATTTTTGGTCAAGAGACTTGGTACGCGATGGTCTTCTGGAGCCAAGAAGAAGAGTTCGCCGGTTTTACCAACATCTTCAGTGGCACAATCAGCAGCATCAAGCGCCTTTTCCGTCCTGCTGTCCAAGCACATTAG
- a CDS encoding DUF4336 domain-containing protein, with protein MLNKIAENLWTVDYPLKFMGLPIETRMSVIRVNQRELVVVSPIQVSDELVAALAELGEVKYIIAPNLYHHLFAAAFAASYPEAQFWVVDGMQAKRPDLKPDRYLTEPAGDVAADVHYRNFPAFRVRDLPGNMPFNEYVFLHRPSRSLILTDTAFHFGPESHWSVRLLAKALGIYGKLQPSQLERWALRDPVSAEATIREILSWDFDRVIMAHGSIIESQGKRRLQAGYEWYLRKSLAV; from the coding sequence ATGTTGAACAAAATTGCCGAAAATCTTTGGACCGTTGATTATCCGTTGAAGTTTATGGGATTGCCGATCGAGACGCGGATGTCGGTCATCCGGGTAAATCAGCGGGAGCTGGTGGTGGTATCACCAATCCAGGTTTCTGATGAGTTGGTGGCAGCGTTAGCGGAACTGGGTGAGGTGAAATACATCATTGCGCCAAATCTGTACCATCACTTGTTTGCGGCGGCGTTTGCGGCAAGCTATCCCGAGGCTCAGTTTTGGGTTGTTGATGGAATGCAGGCAAAACGGCCGGATCTAAAGCCCGATCGTTATCTGACAGAGCCAGCCGGTGATGTTGCGGCGGATGTGCATTATCGCAATTTCCCAGCGTTTCGGGTGCGAGATTTGCCAGGGAATATGCCGTTTAATGAATACGTATTTTTGCATCGTCCCAGCCGCAGCTTAATTCTGACCGATACGGCATTTCACTTTGGCCCAGAGAGCCATTGGTCAGTCAGACTTTTAGCCAAAGCATTAGGAATCTACGGCAAGTTGCAGCCATCGCAATTAGAACGTTGGGCATTACGCGATCCGGTGAGTGCTGAGGCGACGATTCGCGAAATCCTGAGTTGGGATTTCGATCGTGTGATTATGGCCCATGGCAGCATTATCGAATCCCAGGGGAAACGACGACTGCAAGCTGGATATGAGTGGTACCTAAGGAAGTCCTTGGCGGTCTAA
- a CDS encoding MarR family winged helix-turn-helix transcriptional regulator has translation MVTNPFDTINEPLEQRLITGLYKLGVALRSQAWQGAESQGLTPTQGQILAILQSRSHDGIRLSEVAQELAVSSATASDAVSALVKKGLVSREKATDDRRAIALRLTDEGESQAAQAATWPDFLLTAVDELSAEEQVIFFRGLTKIILKLQQQNQIPVARMCLTCEYFRADVYHDRARPHHCQLVNAPFGELDFRLDCPEHLS, from the coding sequence ATGGTGACGAATCCCTTTGACACGATCAATGAACCCCTAGAACAGCGGCTGATTACTGGTTTGTATAAGCTCGGGGTGGCATTGCGTAGTCAGGCATGGCAAGGTGCTGAGTCCCAAGGACTGACGCCAACCCAAGGTCAAATTCTCGCAATTCTGCAATCACGATCGCATGATGGGATTCGTCTTTCGGAAGTCGCGCAGGAGTTAGCCGTTAGTTCTGCTACTGCAAGTGATGCTGTTTCTGCATTGGTCAAAAAAGGGTTAGTTTCCCGCGAAAAAGCGACGGACGATCGTCGGGCGATCGCCCTACGCTTAACCGATGAGGGGGAGTCCCAAGCAGCTCAAGCCGCGACATGGCCAGATTTTTTGCTGACCGCAGTGGATGAGCTGTCCGCAGAAGAGCAGGTGATCTTCTTTCGAGGATTAACCAAGATCATTCTCAAACTTCAACAGCAAAACCAGATTCCGGTGGCCCGGATGTGTCTCACCTGCGAATACTTTCGGGCCGATGTGTATCACGATCGGGCACGTCCGCATCATTGCCAACTTGTGAATGCACCGTTTGGTGAACTGGACTTTCGGTTGGATTGTCCCGAGCACCTGAGCTAG
- a CDS encoding ParA family protein, with product MNTATIAPKGTRIRATNAEKSIIERWKLIPQDQEYLEIDLVSNFLNHWLDEIGFDFSYRKTTPLAGPGLRPDMLIYRDGESKPALVIEAKKRIPKLAQVSDEEFTEVCTDDCLYREAVGFDNSPGSGNGIFQYLDIDKIEKDCLAPYGLVFNGDFFQLWRRVDGLIFPITPIERITDKSIPRLTRQLKKCLEAPPTALITSIWNRKGGVAKTTNTINIAATLALAGKKILLIDLDKQGDLAHGLGVQKTQTPFLATAADKILAVELEEAKVILDEAIQCKNFPTTEGSKFQLSVLPVDRNQLKDFLGEDQATSQSYDGGLQTNILRQIPEILKPDYDYIFIDASPAIDKLTTAIFFMCDMVLHPIDGDKAIRHAADIQKGFVPLIRNSRLKHHLPYGPWCLGMVRSNWNIPIGSTVETRLNEQIQQLRVPGKQYETRLKQYAQAQVASMKRVPVVCWHKSPITKLYQELIQEIFLSHNTIY from the coding sequence ATGAATACAGCCACTATTGCCCCCAAAGGTACACGTATCCGTGCGACTAATGCCGAAAAAAGCATCATCGAGCGCTGGAAATTAATTCCGCAGGATCAGGAGTATCTTGAAATTGATTTGGTGAGCAACTTCCTGAATCATTGGCTCGATGAAATCGGCTTTGATTTTAGTTACCGGAAAACCACACCGCTTGCAGGTCCAGGTTTAAGGCCGGATATGCTAATCTACCGCGACGGAGAATCCAAACCGGCTCTCGTTATCGAAGCAAAGAAGCGCATCCCAAAGTTGGCCCAGGTGTCGGACGAAGAATTTACTGAAGTCTGTACAGATGACTGCTTGTATCGCGAGGCGGTGGGGTTTGACAACTCACCAGGCAGCGGAAATGGGATTTTTCAATACCTCGATATCGACAAAATCGAGAAAGATTGTCTCGCGCCCTATGGCTTAGTTTTTAATGGCGACTTCTTCCAGCTTTGGCGACGGGTAGATGGCTTAATTTTCCCGATAACACCGATCGAACGCATCACAGACAAGTCAATTCCCCGCTTAACCCGGCAGCTGAAGAAATGCCTCGAAGCACCACCTACAGCACTGATAACTTCTATTTGGAATCGTAAGGGTGGCGTAGCTAAAACCACAAATACGATCAATATTGCGGCAACATTAGCACTCGCAGGCAAGAAAATCTTACTGATTGACTTGGATAAACAAGGCGATCTCGCACATGGCTTAGGAGTACAAAAAACTCAGACACCATTTTTGGCCACTGCAGCAGACAAAATACTTGCAGTTGAACTTGAAGAGGCAAAGGTAATTCTCGATGAAGCAATTCAATGTAAAAATTTCCCAACAACAGAAGGTTCAAAATTTCAGCTATCAGTTCTACCAGTAGATCGCAATCAGCTAAAGGATTTCCTGGGAGAAGATCAGGCAACAAGCCAGAGCTATGACGGCGGCCTTCAGACCAATATTCTTCGCCAAATCCCGGAAATACTGAAGCCAGACTATGATTACATCTTTATTGATGCTTCTCCTGCAATCGATAAACTAACAACAGCTATCTTCTTTATGTGTGACATGGTCCTGCATCCAATTGATGGTGACAAAGCGATTCGTCATGCTGCAGACATCCAGAAAGGCTTTGTTCCACTAATCCGTAATAGCCGACTAAAACATCATCTTCCCTATGGGCCTTGGTGCTTAGGAATGGTCAGAAGTAATTGGAATATTCCGATTGGCAGCACTGTCGAAACTCGCCTAAATGAGCAAATTCAACAACTTCGAGTACCTGGAAAACAATATGAAACACGGCTCAAGCAATATGCCCAGGCTCAAGTTGCAAGCATGAAACGAGTGCCGGTTGTTTGTTGGCACAAGTCACCAATCACCAAGCTATACCAAGAACTTATACAAGAAATTTTTCTATCCCATAACACCATCTATTAA
- a CDS encoding ParB/Srx family N-terminal domain-containing protein, translating to MLLSTPDSFLGNPLGKILRLPCKFFYGETDAHPLVIQTIANGLKESERNILPIIAQEIDQNEYQVIANAHLLEAARIANLDFVWCMLIDEDMETQLQLEQGDIIKINIHTAAQAELESFFDFLQTQQREFKRIKPNTVANAVINYRKDHTIQSLNFFTKLKCGVGKAKLPSLAKYILL from the coding sequence ATGCTCCTATCCACACCCGATTCATTTCTCGGTAATCCATTAGGCAAAATCCTGCGTCTACCCTGCAAGTTTTTCTATGGCGAAACCGATGCGCATCCATTAGTCATCCAGACTATTGCGAACGGATTGAAGGAGTCCGAACGCAATATCCTCCCGATCATCGCTCAAGAAATTGACCAAAATGAATACCAAGTCATCGCGAATGCCCACCTACTCGAAGCCGCTCGGATCGCGAACCTCGACTTTGTTTGGTGCATGCTCATTGATGAAGACATGGAAACACAGCTCCAACTCGAGCAAGGCGACATCATCAAAATCAACATTCACACCGCCGCACAAGCCGAACTCGAATCCTTCTTCGATTTTCTTCAAACCCAACAGCGTGAGTTTAAGCGCATCAAACCAAATACCGTCGCTAACGCCGTAATCAACTACCGCAAAGATCATACGATTCAGAGTTTGAACTTTTTCACCAAACTCAAATGCGGTGTTGGTAAGGCTAAGCTACCGAGTCTAGCAAAGTACATCTTGCTTTGA
- a CDS encoding serine/threonine protein kinase, whose translation MNRLLDNRYRILNSLAEGGFGTTFLAEDTRTPSQRRCVVKQLKPVAASSGLQDVIKQRFTREAAVLEELGHDNRQIPLLYAYFEESNEYYLVQEYVQGETLTQHVQRHGRWSEGDVQHLLHQMLPVLAYIHDRGIIHRDIKPDNLILRQKDGVPVLIDFGAVKEAMNSTVSAAGQSPKSMVIGTAGFMAPEQAVGRPMFSSDLYAFGLTVIYCLTGKLPHELDSNPTTGEIYWQRSAPSLSSTLASVLTQAISPNPHGRFSTAQAMLKALEQSSVASPVIGAVPPPVAPMTAAPTTIESMPTQVASPGNEVPPPPPAVPLPVGPAPETAVPAVAPPSKRSSRWPMVAAWLAAVLAISGIAFAVTTQVRLPRWLNIRSPQPEKITQLPPGVAGGTVNQFYQHLSNRSWDAAKSLAAASLAQQFDPTFFEQFQRISVENLQYTAKTNDRVNLVGENTYFYPDGTTQREERTYVVQLIDGQPRIVASKFVRILRSRR comes from the coding sequence ATGAATCGCCTTCTGGACAATCGCTACCGTATCCTCAATAGCCTAGCAGAAGGTGGATTTGGCACGACGTTCTTAGCCGAAGATACGCGCACCCCGAGTCAACGCCGTTGTGTTGTGAAGCAACTCAAGCCCGTTGCGGCAAGTTCCGGTCTGCAAGATGTGATTAAACAGCGCTTTACTCGGGAAGCCGCAGTATTAGAAGAATTAGGGCATGATAATCGCCAAATTCCGTTGCTTTATGCTTATTTCGAAGAAAGCAATGAATATTACTTAGTTCAAGAATATGTCCAAGGTGAAACGCTGACGCAGCATGTCCAGCGCCACGGGCGATGGTCGGAGGGGGATGTCCAGCATTTGCTGCACCAAATGTTACCCGTACTGGCTTATATTCACGATCGAGGCATTATTCATCGGGACATCAAGCCGGATAATCTGATTCTGCGCCAAAAAGATGGTGTGCCAGTGTTGATTGACTTCGGTGCGGTCAAGGAGGCGATGAACAGCACTGTGAGTGCAGCGGGCCAATCCCCGAAATCGATGGTAATTGGCACGGCGGGCTTTATGGCCCCGGAGCAAGCCGTGGGGCGGCCAATGTTTAGTAGCGATCTCTATGCGTTCGGCTTAACGGTGATTTATTGTCTGACTGGGAAACTACCGCACGAGCTGGATAGTAATCCCACCACTGGCGAGATTTATTGGCAACGATCGGCCCCAAGTCTAAGTTCTACCCTGGCTTCAGTTTTAACCCAGGCGATTTCACCAAATCCCCATGGCCGGTTTTCAACTGCTCAGGCGATGCTCAAAGCCTTAGAGCAGTCGTCGGTAGCATCTCCCGTGATTGGAGCAGTGCCCCCACCGGTGGCACCCATGACCGCTGCCCCGACCACGATCGAATCGATGCCGACGCAAGTTGCGAGTCCGGGGAATGAGGTGCCACCGCCGCCGCCGGCTGTCCCATTGCCTGTCGGCCCGGCGCCGGAAACCGCAGTTCCGGCCGTGGCACCGCCATCCAAGCGATCGTCGCGGTGGCCGATGGTTGCAGCTTGGTTAGCCGCAGTGCTGGCAATCAGTGGCATTGCGTTTGCGGTGACGACCCAAGTGCGATTGCCACGCTGGTTGAATATCCGGTCACCTCAGCCAGAAAAGATCACGCAGCTACCCCCAGGGGTTGCAGGTGGGACGGTTAATCAGTTTTATCAACATCTGTCGAATCGCTCGTGGGATGCCGCTAAATCGCTTGCCGCCGCATCGTTAGCACAGCAGTTCGATCCCACATTCTTTGAGCAGTTTCAGCGGATCTCGGTTGAAAACTTGCAATACACCGCAAAAACGAATGATCGGGTCAACCTAGTGGGCGAGAATACCTATTTCTATCCGGATGGCACGACCCAGCGAGAAGAGCGGACCTATGTGGTGCAGCTCATCGATGGACAGCCGCGCATTGTGGCATCCAAGTTTGTCCGCATTTTACGATCGCGGCGTTAA
- a CDS encoding PAP/fibrillin family protein: protein MNTIENNLATAKLNLKNTLSHHAGDTKNAAVIAAIETLVKLNPTKAPARNAALRDGHWLMINAPSFPGGQPQANGQMAYSLGRMSFGMFQPKDLLVQLDRVSQPIEPIANTTQHTHDIIAEFTIVDRHQPTVSGVVKNLGICEPNGDDTLRVQFTGGTLEPKADTDRADWQAVFGDQSAQPQPLKAKLMDGFLRLMFGLVGPTSMDTSTGIVTYEMRRSPKGNLKLLYLDNELRITKGEKGTVLVATRQ from the coding sequence ATGAATACAATTGAGAATAATTTGGCTACAGCTAAGTTAAATTTAAAAAACACGTTAAGTCACCATGCAGGAGACACAAAAAATGCGGCGGTGATTGCGGCGATCGAAACATTAGTCAAACTCAATCCGACCAAGGCTCCTGCCCGCAATGCGGCATTACGCGATGGCCACTGGTTGATGATCAATGCACCGTCTTTTCCGGGTGGACAACCACAAGCTAATGGCCAAATGGCTTACAGTCTCGGGCGCATGTCATTCGGGATGTTTCAGCCCAAGGATCTCCTGGTGCAATTGGATCGTGTCAGTCAGCCGATTGAGCCGATCGCCAACACGACGCAACATACTCACGATATTATTGCCGAATTTACGATCGTCGATCGGCACCAGCCCACAGTATCGGGCGTTGTCAAAAATCTGGGTATCTGCGAACCGAATGGCGATGATACATTGCGAGTGCAGTTTACGGGTGGCACTTTAGAACCAAAGGCAGACACCGATCGCGCTGACTGGCAAGCCGTATTTGGCGATCAATCTGCACAGCCGCAACCGCTCAAAGCCAAGCTGATGGATGGATTTTTGCGATTGATGTTTGGCTTAGTTGGCCCCACGTCGATGGATACCAGCACGGGAATTGTGACTTATGAGATGCGGCGATCGCCCAAAGGCAATCTAAAACTGCTATATCTGGACAATGAGTTGCGGATTACCAAGGGGGAAAAGGGGACAGTCCTGGTGGCGACAAGGCAGTAG
- a CDS encoding bifunctional diguanylate cyclase/phosphodiesterase — translation MKCEIQSVLARDAKENSAVAKVPRGLRSEIEFYSAIMNTLPDLLWLKNPDGVYLSCNHRFEDFLGVSKQAILGKTDDDFVNSRCADLLREQDAELMRHGTPSIREEWITFANDGHRELLEISRLPMYDDNGRLIGILGIGHNVTARRESEEKLQKSEERFSLAMRGANDGLWDWNLETNEVYYSPRWKHMLGYANDELTDDLSTWQNLVHPDDQAAVLKLVQDYLVGKVHAFDVEMRMQHKAGHTVFVLSRAFLVHRDSDGKAVRLVGTHVDITARKQAEAFDDKNTEILEMIATGKPASEIYPEIALLYEARHPGLRCSMLELQDGRLMHGGAPSLPKAYCDAVHGLKNGPNVGSCGTSTYTGKRVLVENIETDPKWAKIKHVALPHGMRCCWSEPIKNSSGLVLGAFGMYYDYPALPNEEQSNDLISAARLAGIVMERDQAQKRIRELAYIDDLTGIANRAHFYQTLEASIKQSDRKHSHLGLLYIDLDDFKSVNDSLGHDAGDVLLQEIAQRLQKVSRETDFVARLSGDEFCLLMNDVSDDYAAVQVAQRCLEIISQPVELSARKFTPACSIGIAHYPDDGQNLATLIKAADTSLYVAKERGKNQYAFYNPALTQKAEYRFRVEQNLREAVENQQLSLVYQPQVQIHTGKIIGVEALSRWYHPRLGQISPVEFIATAERIGMIKPLTEWVLKTACNQAVAWKQIGLPAIRMAVNISPVHFLDKDFVALVKRVIDQTGMVPSELELEVTESVVQTDHQNLAVFRELKDLGVLLAIDDFGTGYSSLASLKHLAVDCLKIDKYFIDDMLADSKSKILLGSMIEMGHNLEHEIIAEGVETAEQCQRLQKLGCETAQGYLFRKPVSADEITKLLRRSMKDGQRLWPHAIEP, via the coding sequence ATGAAATGTGAGATTCAATCGGTTTTAGCCCGAGATGCTAAGGAAAATTCTGCGGTAGCAAAAGTCCCGCGAGGACTCCGAAGCGAAATTGAATTTTACAGTGCGATTATGAATACCTTGCCAGATCTGCTCTGGTTGAAAAATCCGGATGGAGTGTATCTGTCTTGTAATCATCGTTTCGAAGATTTCCTTGGCGTCTCTAAGCAAGCGATCTTAGGCAAGACTGATGACGATTTTGTGAATTCTAGATGCGCCGATTTGTTGCGGGAGCAAGATGCGGAATTGATGCGGCATGGGACCCCATCAATCAGAGAAGAATGGATCACCTTTGCGAATGATGGACACCGCGAGCTGCTGGAAATCAGTCGGTTGCCCATGTATGACGATAATGGTCGATTGATCGGCATACTTGGCATTGGACATAATGTGACGGCACGGCGGGAATCGGAGGAGAAACTGCAGAAGAGTGAGGAACGATTTTCCCTGGCGATGCGCGGTGCGAATGATGGGCTTTGGGACTGGAACTTGGAAACCAACGAAGTCTATTACTCGCCGCGCTGGAAGCATATGCTGGGGTATGCCAATGATGAACTGACGGATGATTTAAGCACTTGGCAGAACCTCGTCCACCCCGATGATCAAGCTGCTGTTTTGAAACTGGTCCAAGATTATTTGGTTGGTAAGGTGCATGCCTTTGATGTTGAAATGCGGATGCAGCATAAAGCAGGACATACCGTTTTTGTGCTATCCCGAGCGTTTTTGGTCCATCGTGATTCGGATGGCAAAGCCGTGCGTCTGGTGGGAACCCATGTTGATATCACAGCCCGGAAGCAAGCAGAAGCCTTTGATGACAAAAACACCGAAATTCTAGAGATGATTGCGACCGGGAAACCCGCATCAGAAATCTATCCAGAAATTGCATTACTGTACGAAGCGCGCCACCCAGGACTGCGATGTTCAATGCTGGAATTGCAAGATGGTCGACTCATGCATGGCGGTGCTCCAAGCCTGCCAAAGGCATATTGCGATGCGGTGCACGGGCTCAAAAATGGCCCGAATGTTGGTTCCTGTGGCACATCGACCTATACCGGCAAGCGTGTTTTAGTTGAAAATATTGAAACTGATCCCAAATGGGCCAAAATTAAGCATGTAGCGCTTCCCCATGGCATGCGTTGCTGTTGGTCCGAACCGATTAAGAATTCTTCTGGACTTGTCTTAGGTGCATTTGGCATGTACTACGACTACCCGGCATTGCCCAATGAAGAGCAGTCAAACGATTTGATCTCGGCTGCAAGGCTGGCGGGCATCGTGATGGAACGCGATCAGGCTCAGAAGCGGATACGGGAATTAGCCTATATTGATGACTTAACTGGAATTGCCAATCGCGCGCACTTTTATCAAACGCTGGAAGCCTCCATCAAACAATCCGATCGAAAGCACTCGCATTTGGGGCTTTTGTATATCGACTTAGATGATTTTAAGAGTGTGAATGACAGTCTGGGACATGATGCTGGAGACGTACTGCTCCAGGAAATTGCCCAGCGCCTGCAAAAGGTCAGTCGTGAAACTGATTTTGTGGCCCGCCTTAGCGGGGATGAATTTTGTCTGCTGATGAATGATGTCAGTGATGATTATGCGGCGGTCCAGGTCGCGCAACGTTGTCTTGAAATAATATCCCAGCCGGTTGAACTATCGGCCAGGAAATTCACACCGGCTTGCAGTATTGGCATTGCCCACTATCCGGATGATGGCCAAAATCTGGCAACCCTAATTAAAGCCGCTGATACTTCACTGTATGTCGCCAAGGAACGTGGAAAAAACCAGTATGCGTTCTATAATCCTGCGCTGACGCAGAAAGCTGAGTATCGGTTTCGTGTGGAACAAAATCTTAGAGAGGCGGTCGAAAACCAGCAGTTGTCCCTCGTGTATCAACCTCAAGTTCAGATACATACTGGCAAGATTATCGGGGTCGAGGCCTTGTCTCGTTGGTATCACCCACGCTTAGGGCAGATTTCGCCGGTTGAATTTATTGCCACAGCTGAACGTATCGGTATGATTAAGCCCCTGACTGAATGGGTCTTGAAAACAGCTTGTAATCAAGCTGTAGCTTGGAAGCAGATAGGGTTACCGGCAATTCGAATGGCGGTGAATATTTCGCCCGTCCATTTTCTTGATAAGGATTTTGTGGCATTAGTTAAGCGTGTAATTGATCAGACCGGTATGGTGCCATCGGAGCTGGAACTGGAAGTGACGGAGAGCGTTGTACAAACCGATCACCAAAACCTTGCAGTTTTTCGAGAGCTGAAAGATTTGGGTGTGTTACTGGCGATCGATGATTTTGGCACAGGTTATTCATCGTTGGCCTCGCTCAAGCATCTTGCGGTTGATTGTCTGAAAATTGACAAGTATTTTATTGACGATATGCTGGCCGACAGTAAATCAAAAATTTTGCTTGGCTCGATGATTGAAATGGGTCACAATCTCGAACATGAAATTATTGCTGAAGGTGTTGAGACAGCCGAGCAATGTCAGCGGCTTCAGAAACTTGGTTGTGAGACGGCACAGGGGTATCTATTTCGGAAACCCGTCAGTGCCGATGAAATTACAAAACTTCTGAGGCGTAGTATGAAGGATGGCCAGCGACTATGGCCTCATGCCATAGAGCCTTGA
- a CDS encoding globin family protein: MTLQVELLEQSFAQIKPQATEFAASFYETLFADVPAVKPMFAHVAMPEQAGKLLKSLVFVVENLRNSEALVGALEGLGARHVKYGTLPEHYPLVGGALLKTFEKFLGADWTPEVKQAWVDAYGVVTEVMLKGADYAAEDVALS, translated from the coding sequence ATGACACTTCAAGTTGAATTGTTGGAGCAAAGCTTCGCGCAAATTAAGCCCCAGGCAACGGAGTTTGCGGCGAGTTTTTACGAAACTTTGTTCGCCGATGTCCCGGCGGTTAAGCCGATGTTTGCCCATGTGGCGATGCCGGAGCAGGCTGGGAAGTTGCTGAAATCCTTAGTGTTTGTGGTCGAGAATCTGCGTAATTCCGAAGCCTTAGTTGGCGCTTTAGAAGGGTTGGGGGCGCGGCATGTGAAGTATGGGACTTTGCCGGAGCATTATCCTTTGGTGGGTGGTGCTTTATTGAAGACGTTTGAAAAATTCCTTGGTGCGGACTGGACGCCGGAAGTGAAGCAGGCGTGGGTCGATGCCTATGGCGTGGTGACGGAAGTGATGCTTAAGGGAGCGGATTATGCCGCTGAAGATGTGGCGTTATCTTAG